A segment of the Staphylococcus ratti genome:
ATGTCAGAACAAGAAATTTGGGACAAAGTTCTCAGCTTATCTAAAGAAGAAGTTTCAAGTATTTCTTATCAAACTTGGCTTAAAGACACACAGTTGCATACTCTGTCTGATGAAGAAGCAATTGTATTAGTTAATCAACCTTTCGTTGCAAGTTGGTTAAGCACCAATTACACGGAACTCATTCAAGCGATTATTAAAACCGTTACTGGAAAATCAGTGAAACAAGTACGATTTTTAACAGAAGCTGATTTTGATGAACTTAAACCCGCTTCATCAGCACAGACAGCACCACCTGTAGCCAATCCTGAGACAAACGGTGAACAGTTTAATACGAATAATACATTCGAAACCTTTGTCATTGGCCCAGGCAATCGCTTCCCACATGCAGCAAGTTTAGCTGTGGCAGAAGCGCCAGCACAAGCTTACAATCCATTGTTTATCTATGGAGGCGTAGGGCTTGGTAAAACGCATCTTATGCATGCGATTGGACATTATGTCCTAGAAAATAATCCAAATGCAAAAGTGCTTTATACATCAAGCGAAAAATTTACGAATGAATTTATTCAATCTATTCGTAACAATGACACAGAAGCATTTCGTGAAAAATATCGAAATATTGATATTCTACTCATTGATGATATTCAATTCATCCAAAAGAAAGAACAAACACAAGAGGAATTTTTCCATACGTTCAACGATTTACATCAAAATCATAAACAGATTGTCATCTCAAGCGATCGCCCACCAAAAGAAATTTCCACGCTTGAAGAACGACTAAAATCACGCTTCCAGTGGGGGCTCATCGTAGATATCACACCACCTGATTTTGAAACACGTATGGCTATTTTGCAGAAAAAAACTGAAGAAGAAAACCTAGATATACCTATAGAAGCATTAACGTATATCGCCAACCAAATTCAAACAAATATTCGTGAATTAGAAGGCGCATTAACACGTGTGCTTGCATTTTCAAAATTGCAAGGTAAACCTATCACAACAGAACTTACAGCAGATGCTTTAAAAGACATCATTCAAATTCCAAAATCTAAAAAAATTACTATTCAAGACATTCAAAAAGTGGTAGGAGAATACTATGGCGTACGCATCGAAGACTTTGCAGCTAAAAAGCGTACGAAATCTATCGCATATCCCCGTCAAATCGCCATGTATTTATCCAGAGAGCTCACCGATTTTTCATTACCAAAAATTGGAGAAGAATTCGGTGGTCGTGATCATACAACAGTGATTCACGCACATGACAAAATCAACAAAGATATTAAAAATGATCCAACATTAAAACAAGAAATTGAATCACTTGAAAAAGAAATCCGCAACGCATAGGAATTTGGTCATGTGGATAATGTTAAAAGTTTATACACATCGTGCACAGGTTATCCACATGCGTACAAACTTGAAAAATCTTATATTTTTAGACTTATCCACTAATCCACAAGCCCTATGACTATGATTACTATTTTTAATATAACTATAATTAATATAAACGACTGAAAGGAGTTTATTGAATGATGGAGTTTTCTATTAAAAGAGACTATTTTATCACGCAATTAAACGATACATTAAAAGCAATCTCCCCAAGAACAACGTTACCAATTTTAACGGGGATTAAAATCGAAGCTACCAACGAAGGCATTGTCTTAACAGGCTCTGACTCTGAAATCTCAATCGAAATCACGATTCCAAATCAAGTAGATGGAGAAGAAATCGTGGAAGTTAAAGAACCAGGTTCAGTCGTATTACCAGGTCGCTTCTTTGTGGATATCATTAAAAAATTACCAGGAAAAGACGTTAAACTCTCAACAAATGAACAATTCCAAACGTTAATTACATCTGGGCATTCTGAATTTAACCTAAGCGGTCTAGATCCAGATCAATATCCATTATTGCCACAAGTTTCAAGCGACGATGCATTACAATTACCTATTAAAGTCCTTAAAAACGTGATTGCACAAACAAATTTCGCTGTGTCCACCTCAGAAACACGCCCAGTACTTACTGGTGTGAACTGGCTTATACAAGAAAATGAATTAATATGCACAGCGACAGATTCGCACCGCTTAGCAGTAAGAAAATTAAAGCTTGAAGACGAAATCGAAAATAAAAATGTCATCATTCCTGGTAAAGCTTTAGCTGAATTAAACAAAATCATGACTGAAAACGATGAACATATCGATATTTTCTTTGCGTCTAACCAAGTTTTATTCCGAGTTGGCAATATCAATTTCATTTCTCGTTTACTTGAAGGTCATTATCCAGATACTTCTCGTCTTTTCCCAGAAAACTATGAAATTAAATTAGGCTTAAACAACCATGATTTTTACCATGCGATCGATCGTGCGTCGTTATTAGCACGTGAAGGTGGCAATAACGTCATTAAATTAAGTACTGGGGAATCACTCGTGGAACTTTCATCAACATCGCCAGAAATCGGAACTGTAAAAGAAGAAGTGACAGCAAATGATGTTGAAGGTGGCAATCTCAAAATTTCTTTCAACTCAAAATATATGATGGATGCATTAAAAGCCATTGATAACGATGAAGTAGAAGTAGAATTTTTCGGTACGATGAAGCCATTTATTTTGAAACCAAAAGGTGACGATACCGTTACACAACTCATTTTACCTATTCGAACATACTAGTTTGTTCAAAATTACATGCTATTTATTAAAAGCGTGTGATACGTTATATTATTCACTTAAATTATTAATGTTAGGAGGTTGGACCCTAAGCGTTCCAACCTCTTTTTTAAGTTACATTTAAAAAATAAAAAGAAATTATGATTTAAATTACGTGTATCATAAAAAGTAAGTTATCTGTATTGAAAGAATATTCAGCGGCTTGGAGGAAAACTATGAAATCTAAATCATCTATGCTTTTAATTATCGCTGTGTCACTGTTGGTTTTAACGCTATTTGGAATCGTTGCGATGTTCAACTCGAACGATAACGCACCGAAAGACATAAAAAATGTTGAAGCATTTAAAAAAGACACAGCAACGCAGCCAACACAAGGTAAAACAACCAGTAAAGTGACACTTATTGAATTTGGAGATTATACATGCCCATATTGCGGAGATTTTGAAAGAAATATAAAGCCACAACTTAAACGAGATTATATTGATAGTGGTAAAGTAGAGTTTCGATATGTCAATGTGTTAATTCATGAAACATCAATGCGTGGTTCTCGTGCTGCTTTAGCTGTTCACAACATCGCGCCAAAAGCGTATTGGGATTTTCATCATTTTTTATATCAACATCAGCCTAAATCAAAAAAGGATACGTCAGAAAAGCCTTGGCTTAATGATCAATTAATTAAAGAGGGATTGGATAAAGTTAAAATAACAGACGCGCAAAAACAAGCAATTATTCGTGCATATCAAGCGCCATCTGATGCATCGTTAGATCGTGCCAAAGCAAATCATCAATTGGCCAAAAAATATCAACTTCAACAAGTTCCTACGCTATACGTGAATGGGAAGCACGTCGAAAATATAACGGATTATGAGGAAATCAAGAAAATAATTGATGATGAAATTGAAAAATCTAAATGATGCAGTGAGATAAAAGTGGAAGAATGTTTCACGTAAAACGTTTACACCATGAAACCTCACATTTCTTACACTTTTGCACATGAAATTTTAGCGGTAAATCGATATAATATATAAGTGAGTAACTATGAATGGAGTGATGAATTTGGCTGAGGAAATAATCGTTGATGGCGAGCTAACTTTAGGACAATTTTTGAACTATGAAGGAATTGTTGAGTCAGGTGGCCAAGCGAAATGGTTTTTACAAGAATATGAAGTATACCTTAATGGTGAACATGAAACACGTCGTGGCAAAAAACTTAGCGATGGTGATCAACTCGATATTCCAGAAGTGGGTTCATTTATTATCAAATTTGGTGAGCAATGAAATTAAAAACACTCCAACTTGAGAATTATCGTAATTACGCTTCGGTTTTATTGAAGTGTCATCCTGACGTTAATATTTTGATTGGTGAAAATGCACAAGGTAAAACAAATTTACTGGAATCGATTTATGTACTCGCTTTAGCGAAAAGTCATCGTACATCTAATGATAGGGAGCTCATTCGCTTTAATGCAGAATATGCTAAAATAGAGGGTGAGCTTAATTTTCGTCATGGCTCGATGCCGCTAACGATGTTCATTACGAAAAAAGGTAAAAAAGTAAAAGTCAATCACTTAGAGCAAAGTCGGCTCACGCAATATATTGGACATTTGAATGTCGTTTTATTTGCGCCTGAAGATTTGAATATT
Coding sequences within it:
- the dnaA gene encoding chromosomal replication initiator protein DnaA, with protein sequence MSEQEIWDKVLSLSKEEVSSISYQTWLKDTQLHTLSDEEAIVLVNQPFVASWLSTNYTELIQAIIKTVTGKSVKQVRFLTEADFDELKPASSAQTAPPVANPETNGEQFNTNNTFETFVIGPGNRFPHAASLAVAEAPAQAYNPLFIYGGVGLGKTHLMHAIGHYVLENNPNAKVLYTSSEKFTNEFIQSIRNNDTEAFREKYRNIDILLIDDIQFIQKKEQTQEEFFHTFNDLHQNHKQIVISSDRPPKEISTLEERLKSRFQWGLIVDITPPDFETRMAILQKKTEEENLDIPIEALTYIANQIQTNIRELEGALTRVLAFSKLQGKPITTELTADALKDIIQIPKSKKITIQDIQKVVGEYYGVRIEDFAAKKRTKSIAYPRQIAMYLSRELTDFSLPKIGEEFGGRDHTTVIHAHDKINKDIKNDPTLKQEIESLEKEIRNA
- the dnaN gene encoding DNA polymerase III subunit beta translates to MMEFSIKRDYFITQLNDTLKAISPRTTLPILTGIKIEATNEGIVLTGSDSEISIEITIPNQVDGEEIVEVKEPGSVVLPGRFFVDIIKKLPGKDVKLSTNEQFQTLITSGHSEFNLSGLDPDQYPLLPQVSSDDALQLPIKVLKNVIAQTNFAVSTSETRPVLTGVNWLIQENELICTATDSHRLAVRKLKLEDEIENKNVIIPGKALAELNKIMTENDEHIDIFFASNQVLFRVGNINFISRLLEGHYPDTSRLFPENYEIKLGLNNHDFYHAIDRASLLAREGGNNVIKLSTGESLVELSSTSPEIGTVKEEVTANDVEGGNLKISFNSKYMMDALKAIDNDEVEVEFFGTMKPFILKPKGDDTVTQLILPIRTY
- a CDS encoding DsbA family protein; amino-acid sequence: MKSKSSMLLIIAVSLLVLTLFGIVAMFNSNDNAPKDIKNVEAFKKDTATQPTQGKTTSKVTLIEFGDYTCPYCGDFERNIKPQLKRDYIDSGKVEFRYVNVLIHETSMRGSRAALAVHNIAPKAYWDFHHFLYQHQPKSKKDTSEKPWLNDQLIKEGLDKVKITDAQKQAIIRAYQAPSDASLDRAKANHQLAKKYQLQQVPTLYVNGKHVENITDYEEIKKIIDDEIEKSK
- a CDS encoding RNA-binding S4 domain-containing protein, producing MNGVMNLAEEIIVDGELTLGQFLNYEGIVESGGQAKWFLQEYEVYLNGEHETRRGKKLSDGDQLDIPEVGSFIIKFGEQ